A genomic region of Coriobacteriaceae bacterium contains the following coding sequences:
- a CDS encoding DUF4860 domain-containing protein yields MTQRNTDILNALTTIRAEKPEKRRRNYFPALLMLVFLAILLVALVTGVTIYKNVANIQLSTDEGRLGKQLIGNTVRARDGVNAVRVGVGPEGPSLVLVEYLDTGTYETRIYLINDAIVEEYAISGTPYDASRSVKLADSSKFDLSYDSGLLTIKTDQGTTEVALRTMQGDN; encoded by the coding sequence ATGACACAGCGAAACACCGACATTCTCAACGCTTTGACGACCATACGGGCTGAAAAGCCCGAGAAACGGCGCCGAAATTACTTCCCCGCATTGCTTATGTTGGTCTTCCTGGCCATCTTGCTCGTTGCACTCGTCACGGGCGTCACCATCTACAAGAACGTCGCCAACATCCAGCTGTCGACCGACGAGGGGCGCCTCGGCAAGCAGCTCATCGGCAACACCGTCCGCGCACGCGACGGAGTGAACGCCGTCCGCGTCGGCGTGGGCCCCGAAGGCCCCTCCCTCGTGCTCGTGGAGTACCTCGACACGGGCACCTATGAGACCCGTATCTACCTCATAAACGATGCAATTGTCGAGGAATACGCTATTTCGGGTACCCCCTATGATGCGAGTAGATCCGTCAAATTGGCGGATTCGTCCAAGTTCGACCTCTCGTACGATAGCGGCTTGCTCACCATCAAAACCGATCAGGGCACCACGGAAGTCGCCCTGCGCACGATGCAGGGAGACAACTGA